CAAGGACGGGGCCGACCTGCCTGCTTCCTACACCGCGCCGAAGCCCGCAACCGTCGCCCTCGATCCCGGCGAAACCTACGACTTTGAGTACGTCCCCGCCGCCCCCGGCCAGTTTGTGCTCGAAGCATCTATCCGCAAGGGAAAATTGCTGGCCACTGTGCCCTTCCAGGTTGCCCCATAAACACCAACGGCGCGGCTTCTGCCGCGCCCTCTCTGTACTCTGAACTCTGTACTAGCCTTTCTTCAGTTCGATCAGCACCTGCCGCGCCACTTCCTTCAGCGTCTCGAAGACCCCCACCCCCTGGAAGGCCACCGCTTCGAACACCGGCTCGCCCTTCTTGACCAGGTCCTTCTTCAGGTCATCCACCGACATCACGTTGGGCAGGTCGCGCTTGTTGAGCTGGAGCACGTACGGGATCTTGTTGAAGTCGTAGCCGTGCTCTTTGAGGTTGTCGTTCAGGTTCTCCAGCGCTTCGACGTTGGCGTCCATGCGCTCTTCCTGGGAATCGGCGACGAACACCACCCCATCCACCCCGCGCAGGATCAGCTTGCGGCTGGCGTCGTAGAACACCTGGCCGGGGACGGTGTACAGGTGAAAGCGGGTCTTGAAGCCGCGCACCGTGCCCAGGTCCAGGGGAAGGAAGTCGAAGAACAGCGTGCGGTCGGTCTCCGTGGCCAGGGAGATCATCTTGCCCTTCTGCTTGTCGGCGGTCTTGTCGAAGACGACCTGCAGGTTGGTCGTCTTCCCGCCCAGACCGGGGCCGTAATAGACGATTTTGCAGTTGATCTCGCGGGCCGCGAAGTTGATGAAACTCAAGACCCTTGCCTCGCTGGGCGCGGCCCGCGCCGGGCACGTCGCGGCACGCGCTGGATTGAGCTGCTGGTGGTTGCGCTGCTCGCCTCTTATACCACATCGAATCACGCCCAAGGGCCAGTTTTCTCAGGCACGACGCGTGTTTCGGCGGCTCAACTTCCCGGCGGCAGCGGGAAATAACCGGGCTTGGCCTTCACATCCAGGCCCCCGCGATGCACCCGCACCTCGATATTGCGGTACGTGCCGGAGGCAGTGGCCTTGGCCAGGTAGCCGAGGGTGTACTGGTTGCGGGCGGTGGCGGTCACCCGTGCGTACGCCGTCTCGATGGCGGAGCGATCAAGCTCCGGGTACACCTCGCCGCCGGTGTCGGCCGCATAGCGATTCAGGATGTTTCCGTAAGCCGTTCCCGGGATGTGCGCCTTCTGCGCCGTCCGGTACACCGGCAGCGCGCCCGTGTCCACCGCTACTCCGTACACCGCGATCTCGCTGGAGAGCAGCACCTTGCGCACTTCGTCGTACCTCGCGCGGCTACCCCACTCCTTGCCGTCGCTGATCACGAAAATGATCTTGCGCCGGGCGCGGTCGCGTTTGGCCAGGTCGTGCGCCGCCAGCAGGATAGCGTCGTTCAGCACCTCCGATTGCCGTCCCGGGTAGTTCACCATGGGCACGCTGGGGTCCACCGGACGCCCGTTGATGGAAGGGCCGCCCGCCATCGGCCCCGAGGTCACCGGCGGCCCCGGATTCTGGCCCTTCGGCTTGACCCGCCGCAGGGCGACGGCGAAGCGGTCGGTCATGGCGCTGTAGTCCAGTTCTCGCCGCACGGTGCTGCCGAAGGTGTAGAACGCGACCTCGTCGAAATCGCTGAAAGCGCCGACCAGCGCGCCCATGGTCTCGTTCACCTTGCGCATCTCGCCTTCGGGAAGGTTCACGTCCACCACCAGGGCGGCGCTCAAGGGGAAGGGATCGCTGGTGAAGAAGTTGATGCGCTGCTCCACTCCTTCTTCCATCACCGTGAAGTCTTTGCGCAGCAGCCCCTCGACCAGGTGGCCGCTGTCGTCGCGCACGGTCACCGGGATGAACACCTGGTTCACCGTCTTGATGATGGTGAACATCTTGTCGCGGGAGTCGACCCCGGAGTCCGCGGCATGGGGGACTGCCGGCATGATGTCGGGCTTGGGGGCGGGCGCTTGCGGCTCCGCCGGGGGAGGGGCTGCTTTGGGGAAT
The nucleotide sequence above comes from Terriglobales bacterium. Encoded proteins:
- a CDS encoding ADP-ribosylation factor-like protein, encoding MSFINFAAREINCKIVYYGPGLGGKTTNLQVVFDKTADKQKGKMISLATETDRTLFFDFLPLDLGTVRGFKTRFHLYTVPGQVFYDASRKLILRGVDGVVFVADSQEERMDANVEALENLNDNLKEHGYDFNKIPYVLQLNKRDLPNVMSVDDLKKDLVKKGEPVFEAVAFQGVGVFETLKEVARQVLIELKKG
- a CDS encoding VWA domain-containing protein, with translation MALLMRFSQAVACVVMVAACVAAGQQAHPDAPSAAQQKTEQLPDAPQPQPQQPPAFPKAAPPPAEPQAPAPKPDIMPAVPHAADSGVDSRDKMFTIIKTVNQVFIPVTVRDDSGHLVEGLLRKDFTVMEEGVEQRINFFTSDPFPLSAALVVDVNLPEGEMRKVNETMGALVGAFSDFDEVAFYTFGSTVRRELDYSAMTDRFAVALRRVKPKGQNPGPPVTSGPMAGGPSINGRPVDPSVPMVNYPGRQSEVLNDAILLAAHDLAKRDRARRKIIFVISDGKEWGSRARYDEVRKVLLSSEIAVYGVAVDTGALPVYRTAQKAHIPGTAYGNILNRYAADTGGEVYPELDRSAIETAYARVTATARNQYTLGYLAKATASGTYRNIEVRVHRGGLDVKAKPGYFPLPPGS